Proteins encoded in a region of the Eubalaena glacialis isolate mEubGla1 chromosome 20, mEubGla1.1.hap2.+ XY, whole genome shotgun sequence genome:
- the ERI1 gene encoding 3'-5' exoribonuclease 1 has product MEDEESHQPGGEAVAPARRGSRGSECGEEAQRTNPEKKQRCRLDGQETEGSKFITSSASDFSDPVYKEIAITNGCINRMSKEELRAKLSEFKLETRGVKDVLKKRLKNYYKKQKLMLKEGNCADSYYDYICVIDFEATCEEGNPPEFIHEIIEFPVVLLNTHTLEIEDTFQQYVRPEINTQLSDFCINLTGITQDQVDKADTFPQVLKKVIDWMKLKELGTKYKYSILTDGSWDMSKFLNIQCQLSRLKYPPFAKKWINIRKSYGNFYKVPRSQTKLTIMLEKLGMDYDGRPHSGLDDSKNIARIAVRMLQDGCELRVNEKMHAGQLMSVSSSLPIEGTPAPQMPHSRK; this is encoded by the exons ATGGAGGATGAGGAGAGCCACCAGCCCGGCGGCGAGGCCGTGGCTCCCGCGCGGCGCGGGTCGCGGGGGTCGGAGTGCGGGGAGGAGGCGCAGCGCACGAATCCCGAG aAAAAGCAGCGATGTAGACTTGATGGCCAAGAAACAGAAGGATCTAAGTTCATTACCTCCAGTGCAAGTGATTTCAGTGACCCAGTTTACAAAGAGATTGCTATTACGAATGGTTGCATTAATAGAATGAGTAAGGAAGAGCTCAGAGCCAAACTTTCAGAATTCAAGCTTGAAACCAg AGGTGTAAAGGATGTACTAAAGAAGAGACTAAAAAACTATTATAAGAAGCAGAAGCTGATGTTGAAAGAGGGCAATTGTGCTGACAGTTACTATGACTACATTTGTGTTATTGACTTCGAAGCCACTTGTGAAGAGGGTAACCCACCTGAGTTCATACATGAAATAATTGAATTTCCTGTTGTTTTACTGAATACTCATACCTTAGAAATA GAAGATACGTTTCAGCAGTATGTGAGACCAGAGATTAACACACAACTTTCTGACTTCTGCATCAATCTAACTGGAATTACTCAG GATCAGGTAGACAAAGCTGATACCTTCCCTCAGGTACTGAAAAAAGTCATTGACTGGATGAAATTGAAGGAATTAGGAACAAAGTATAAATATTCCATATTAACAGATGG TTCATGGGATATGAGTAAGTTCCTGAACATTCAGTGCCAGCTAAGCAGGCTCAAATATCCACCTTTTGCCAAAAAGTGGATCAATATTCGAAAGTCATATGGAAACTTTTACAAG GTTCCTAGAAGCCAAACCAAGCTGACAATAATGCTTGAAAAACTCGGAATGGATTACGATGGGCGGCCTCACAGTGGTCTTGATGACTCTAAGAACATTGCCCGAATAGCAGTTAGAATGCTGCAGGATGGGTGTGAACTCCGGGTTAATGAGAAGATGCATGCAGGGCAGCTAATGAGTGTGTCCTCTTCACTACCAATAGAGGGCACTCCAGCGCCACAAATGCCACATTCCAGAAAATAA